Proteins encoded by one window of Engraulis encrasicolus isolate BLACKSEA-1 chromosome 23, IST_EnEncr_1.0, whole genome shotgun sequence:
- the cnga2a gene encoding cyclic nucleotide gated channel subunit alpha 2a, whose amino-acid sequence MTGQVLESADLTVYRLSVKTSMEDESDRADSMLSHRPSVNDDTSSELQRVGVIEPRGLHSQSSFRGRGALSRLVSMVVTLRDWAHKSLHEEEERPDSFLERFRGPELHMAPSRISTTGPDHDAADANAKIKKKSDVFVLAPADDLYYRWLFVIAAAVLYNWCLLVVRACFDELQTNGFILWLVMDYVSDAIYILDVCVRLRTGFLEQGLLVKDLTKLRDSYVRTLQFKLDVLSILPTDLAYIALGVHTPLLRFNRLARFSRMFEFFDRTETRTNYPNMFRISNLVLYILVIIHWNACIYFAISKSLGFGSDQWVYPNISDPEFGTLTRSYVYCLYWSTLTLTTIGEMPAPVRDEEYLFVVFDFLVGVLIFATIVGNVGSMISNMNATRAEFQARIDAIKHYMQFRKVSKELEARVIKWFDYLWTNKKAVDEQDVLKNLPNKLRAEIAINVHLETLKKVRIFQDCEAGLLVELVLKLRPQVFSPGDYICRKGDIGKEMYIIKEGRLAVVADDGVTQYAMLTSGSCFGEISILNIRGSKMGNRRTANIRSIGYSDLFCLSKDDLMEAVMEYPDAKKVLEERGKEILKKEGLLEELSGGLLAEEVEEKVERLEASLDVLQTRFARLHGEYTSTQQRLKQRLTVLERQLRYSGSGFLSDGNESAVDGDGAYSEVNIRF is encoded by the exons ATGACAGGCCAGGTGCTGGAGAGTGCCGACCTGACGGTGTACCGGCTCTCAGTCAAGACCTCAATGGAGGACGAGTCCGACAGAGCTGACAGCATGCTGAGCCA CAGGCCCTCGGTAAATGACGACACGTCCTCGGAGCTGCAGAGGGTCGGGGTGATCGAGCCGCGGGGACTTCACTCCCAAAGCTCCTTCAGGGGAAGAGGAGCCCTGTCCAG gtTGGTGAGTATGGTTGTGACGCTGCGTGACTGGGCACATAAGAGTctgcatgaggaggaggagcgtcCCGATTCCTTCCTGGAGCGTTTCCGAGGCCCCGAGCTCCACATGGCCCCCAGTCGCATCAGCACCACCGGCCCCGATCACGACGCCGCAGACGCCAACGCCAAAATCAA GAAGAAGTCTGATGTGTTCGTCCTGGCCCCTGCAGATGACCTGTATTACCGCTGGCTCTTTGTCATCGCAGCTGCTGTGCTTTACAACTGGTGCCTCCTGGTGGTCAG GGCCTGCTTTGATGAGCTGCAGACCAATGGCTTCATCCTGTGGCTGGTGATGGACTATGTGTCGGACGCCATCTACATACTGGATGTGTGTGTCAGGCTACGCACAG GGTTCTTGGAGCAGGGCTTGCTGGTGAAGGACCTCACCAAGCTCCGGGACAGCTACGTGCGCACGCTGCAGTTCAAACTGGATGTGTTGTCCATCCTGCCCACGGACCTGGCCTACATCGCGCTGGGCGTCCACACTCCCCTCCTCCGCTTCAACCGCCTGGCGCGCTTCTCGCGCATGTTCGAGTTCTTCGACCGCACCGAGACGCGCACCAACTACCCCAACATGTTCCGCATCTCCAACCTGGTCCTCTACATCCTGGTCATCATCCACTGGAATGCCTGCATCTACTTCGCCATCTCCAAGTCGCTGGGGTTCGGCTCGGACCAGTGGGTGTACCCCAACATCTCCGACCCCGAGTTCGGGACGCTGACGCGCAGCTACGTCTACTGCCTGTACTGGTCCACGCTGACGCTCACCACCATCGGGGAGATGCCCGCGCCG GTGCGCGACGAGGAGTATCTCTTCGTGGTGTTTGACTTCCTGGTCGGGGTGTTGATCTTTGCCACCATCGTGGGCAACGTGGGTTCCATGATCTCCAACATGAACGCCACGCGTGCCGAGTTCCAGGCCCGCATCGACGCCATCAAGCACTACATGCAGTTCCGCAAG GTCAGCAAGGAGCTGGAGGCGCGCGTCATCAAGTGGTTTGACTACCTGTGGACCAACAAAAAGGCCGTGGACGAGCAGGATGTACTGAAGAACCTGCCCAACAAGCTGCGCGCAGAGATCGCCATCAATGTCCACCTGGAGACCCTCAAG AAAGTGCGCATCTTCCAGGACTGTGAGGCGGGGCTGCTGGTGGAGCTCGTCCTGAAGCTCCGCCCACAGGTCTTCAGTCCTGGAGACTACATCTGCCGCAAGGGCGACATCGGCAAGGAGATGTACATCATCAAG GAGGGACGGCTGGCGGTGGTGGCGGACGACGGCGTGACCCAGTATGCGATGCTGACTTCGGGCAGCTGCTTCGGCGAGATCAGCATCCTTAACATCCGCGGCAGCAAGATGGGCAACCGGCGCACGGCCAACATCCGCAGCATCGGCTACTCCGACCTCTTCTGCCTGTCAAAGGACGACCTGATGGAGGCCGTCATGGAGTACCCCGACGCCAAGAAGGTGCTGGAGGAGCGTGGCAAAGAGATCTTAAAGAAG GAGGGCCTGCTGGAGGAGCTGAGTGGTGGTCTCTTGgcggaggaagtggaggagaaggtggagcgACTGGAGGCCTCCCTGGACGTGCTGCAGACGCGTTTCGCCCGGCTGCACGGCGAGTACACCTCCACACAGCAGCGGCTGAAGCAGAGGCTGACCGTGCTGGAGCGACAGCTGCGCTACTCGGGCAGCGGCTTCCTGTCTGACGGGAACGAGAGCGCCGTGGATGGAGATGGAGCCTACAGCGAAGTGAACATTCGTTTCTGA